CTTGATGAATCGGACTTGTTTGAGGAATGGAAAGACGATGATCGTAGAGGAATTACCCTTAGGCATCTTTTGCAAATGAGATCAGGCTTGGATTGGGATGAATCGTATGATAAAGTGTCAGATGTTACCAGAATGCTTTTGGATTCCGAATCTTGTTCTTCTTTTGCAATGAGCCGCAAATTGGCGCGTATACCTGGGAGTAAATGGGTTTATTCTTCTGGAGATTCTGTTTTATTGAGCGAGTTTTTTAGACGACGACTTGGCGATGAAAAGTATGGTAGCGATATAAGGCTTTTTTTGGAAAATATGGGTTGGAAATCCTATTTTTTAGAAAAAGATAGAGAAGGGACCTATGTCGCTTCATCTTATGCTTGGGCTACGGCTAGAGAATGGGCTCATCTTGGCCTTGCATTGAATAATAAAGGGCAACTTGGAAATAAAAGATTGGTTGATCAGAATTGGGTTGACTTTATGTTTTCATCTTATGAAGCTGTTCCATTGGGGCAATATGGAGCGCAAGTTTGGCTAAATGGCAACGGTTTAAAAAAACTATCTTTCAGACCTTATAAAAAGTTGCCGAGTATGGGGATTTGTCAAGGATTTAATGGGCAAAGGATTTACTGTATTCCTGAAATGAATCTGAGTATCGTAAGGTTAGGGCTAAGTGGTGTAAATCATTTCGATGATCAGAAGTTTGTCGGAAAAATACTAACGACTTTGTAAAATACTAGATTTAAAGCTTAATAAGTTTTTGAACTTTGAGAACTTTATTCTCATCATTTTTTATACTGACAATATATTTCCCTTTTTTTAAATTCTGGATATTCATGTTCTCTCGGTTGCTGATTTTTGATTTTTTGATTTCGTTGCCTATCGGATTGAATATAGTTATTGTGTAAAATTCATTTTCTGTGTGATTTTTTAGTTTAATAATATTTGATGCTGGATTTGGAAAAATACAAATACTATTTTCATTTTGAATTATATTATAGTTGGTTGGAGTGTCTTTGTAATACAGTTTGTGGAATAATAATATCATTACAGGTAATAAAAGTATCTTTATTTGCTTCATAGGCTTGTGGTTTATCAAATGTATAT
The Aureibacter tunicatorum DNA segment above includes these coding regions:
- a CDS encoding serine hydrolase — encoded protein: MRRKIRIANAFVAKYLCSTFYITHRPLDEVFRMDLNNSFLKHCEASYDPSERSVEVSMKGYLKRKAYFDDVHGGIMDRPAVKSKKSHVEVSKASQSSFVLNEGINKSYSKLDVLLGQEFSKYWRNTRALLVLKGSEIVYEGYSSRFDQTSIFPGWSMTKSLFGFLYGMWHDQKVFHLDESDLFEEWKDDDRRGITLRHLLQMRSGLDWDESYDKVSDVTRMLLDSESCSSFAMSRKLARIPGSKWVYSSGDSVLLSEFFRRRLGDEKYGSDIRLFLENMGWKSYFLEKDREGTYVASSYAWATAREWAHLGLALNNKGQLGNKRLVDQNWVDFMFSSYEAVPLGQYGAQVWLNGNGLKKLSFRPYKKLPSMGICQGFNGQRIYCIPEMNLSIVRLGLSGVNHFDDQKFVGKILTTL
- a CDS encoding T9SS type A sorting domain-containing protein codes for the protein MKQIKILLLPVMILLFHKLYYKDTPTNYNIIQNENSICIFPNPASNIIKLKNHTENEFYTITIFNPIGNEIKKSKISNRENMNIQNLKKGKYIVSIKNDENKVLKVQKLIKL